From Coffea arabica cultivar ET-39 chromosome 10e, Coffea Arabica ET-39 HiFi, whole genome shotgun sequence, one genomic window encodes:
- the LOC113712001 gene encoding uncharacterized protein isoform X2, whose protein sequence is MEGTDSQSTPTNEGSASKSSSENVRQKTDIAWRYAIEGQDSQGRRILICQWCSSIFRGGGINRVKHHLAKVKGNVAPCKNVPNDVQQIMEDSLNENVKKAKEKKGIFEIGNPLGRSVAGFEDDDIQEIPHPKTKTQTNMSGNKGKRKAHGIESYMTGKSLDHSQPSIKSCMQSKERWHDTDMAIALWFYDACIPMNACNSPYYQQAIGKITSMGHGYQGPSYHALRVTLLKDAKKQVELIVDNLRSKWAETGCTIMGDGWKDNRQRSLINFLVYCPSGISFIKSVDASDFESNAEYLCNLFSEIVEIVGSSNVVHMVTDNASNYKAAGRLLSEKYPTISWSPCAAHCLNLIMKDIGEMTHVKDVITLASRVTVYVHNRKWILSWLRKRPGWREILRPAETRFGTNFIALKNLHDLKQHLEALVTSSAYKRELKNEKGKEVKQIVVDGKFWNNCLIIVRIMGPIMRLLRICDSDEKPSLGYVYEGMWRVVNGIKELFKNKKKFYGPYIDIIDRRWDNMLKKDLHAAAFWLNPAFQYDKDSPCHMPEIMKSVLEVMQKLKMDGLQYMMDEISMFRSKDQSFGFEFAQNTHKTARPDEWWKLFGNDAPHLQKLAIKLLSQTSSSSGCERNWSVFERIHTKKRNRLEHQRLNDLVYIHYNLRLKNRLSYKKRSYDPVDYETIDKVEFWVIDEEQEGELDYDELEEMIEEEFPKTSENEASQSHKKDTNIVQLDDEDDVDDIDFESYEIGDKDDEDEDEEWLR, encoded by the exons ATGGAAGGTACCGATTCACAGTCCACACCAACAAATGAAGGATCGGCATCAAAGTCAAGTTCTGAAAATGTTAGGCAAAAAACTGATATAGCTTGGAGATATGCTATAGAAGGACAAGATTCACAAGGTAGAAGAATTTTGATATGTCAATGGTGCAGTAGTATTTTTAGAGGGGGAGGTATTAATCGAGTGAAGCATCATCTTGCAAAAGTAAAGGGTAATGTGGCTCCATGCAAAAATGTGCCAAATGATGTTCAGCAGATAATGGAAGATTCATTGAACGAAAATGTtaaaaaagcaaaagagaaaaaagggatATTTGAAATTGGAAATCCATTGGGCCGAAGTGTAGCGGGATTTGAAGATGATGATATTCAAGAAATTCCTCATCCAAAAACAAAGACTCAAACTAACATGAGTGGGaataagggaaaaagaaaggcacATGGCATTGAATCTTATATGACAGGTAAATCTCTTGATCACTCTCAACCGAGTATCAAGTCTTGTATGCAAAGTAAAGAGAGATGGCATGATACTGACATGGCTATAGCTTTGTGGTTTTATGATGCATGTATTCCAATGAATGCTTGTAATTCTCCCTATTACCAACAAGCaattggaaaaataacaagtatGGGTCATGGTTATCAAGGACCTAGTTATCATGCTTTAAGGGTAACTTTGTTGAAAGATGCAAAGAAGCAAGTTGAATTAATTGTTGACAATCTACGTAGTAAATGGGCTGAAACTGGTTGCACAATTATGGGTGATGGCTGGAAGGATAATAGGCAAAGaagtttgatcaattttttggtCTATTGTCCTAGTGGGATCTCATTTATCAAATCTGTTGATGCTTCAGATTTTGAGTCTAATGCTGAATATTTGTGCAATCTGTTTTCAGAAATTGTTGAGATTGTTGGATCTAGTAATGTTGTTCACATGGTCACAGATAATGCAAGTAATTATAAAGCTGCCGGTCGATTACTTTCTGAAAAATATCCTACAATTAGTTGGTCTCCTTGTGCAGCACATTGTTTGAATTTAATTATGAAAGATATTGGAGAAATGACTCATGTGAAAGATGTAATTACTCTTGCTTCAAGAGTCACTGTGTATGTTCATAATCGAAAGTGGATTCTTAGTTGGTTAAGAAAAAGGCCTGGTTGGAGAGAGATTCTTCGTCCTGCGGAAACACGATTTGGTACTAATTTTATTGCTTTGAAGAATCTTCATGATTTGAAACAACATTTGGAGGCTTTAGTGACTTCTAGTGCATACAAGAGAgagttgaaaaatgaaaaaggtaaAGAAGTCAAACAAATTGTTGTTGATGGGAAGTTTTGGAATAATTGTTTGATTATTGTGAGAATTATGGGTCCAATTATGCGCTTGTTGCGCATTTGTGATTCTGATGAAAAACCATCATTGGGTTATGTATATGAAGGCATGTGGAGAGTTGTTAATGGCATTAAAGAGCTGTTTAAGAACAAGAAAAAGTTCTATGGTCCATACATTGATATAATTGATAGGAGGTGGGATAATATGTTGAAAAAAGATCTTCATGCAGCTGCCTTTTGGTTGAATCCGGCCTTTCAATATGATAAGGATAGCCCTTGTCACATGCCTGAGATTATGAAAAGTGTTTTAGAAGTCATGCAAAAGCTAAAAATGGATGGACTTcaatatatgatggatgaaatATCAATGTTTAGGTCAAAGGATCAAagttttggatttgaatttgcTCAAAATACTCACAAAACTGCCCGTCCAG ATGAGTGGTGGAAATTGTTTGGTAATGATGCTCCACATTTACAAAAGTTGGCAATTAAACTCTTGAGCCAAACATCTTCTTCTTCGGGATGTGAACGCAATTGGAGTGTATTTGAACGCATCCATACCAAAAAGAGAAATAGACTTGAGCATCAAAGGTTGAATGATCTTGTTTATATTCATTATAATTTACGTTTGAAGAATAG GCTTTCATATAAAAAGAGGTCTTATGATCCGGTGGATTATGAAACTATTGATAAAGTTGAATTTTGGGTAATTGATGAGGAACAAGAAGGAGAGCTTGATTATGATGAGTTAGAAGAAATgattgaagaagaatttccCAAAACTAGCGAGAATGAAGCCTCTCAATCAC ATAAGAAAGACACAAATATTGTGCAACTTGATGATGAGGATGATGTTGATGATATCGACTTCGAAAGTTATGAAATTGGAGATAAGGATGATGAGGATGAAGATGAAGAATGGCTTAGATAG
- the LOC113712001 gene encoding uncharacterized protein isoform X1 codes for MEDDFERTDKTMEGTDSQSTPTNEGSASKSSSENVRQKTDIAWRYAIEGQDSQGRRILICQWCSSIFRGGGINRVKHHLAKVKGNVAPCKNVPNDVQQIMEDSLNENVKKAKEKKGIFEIGNPLGRSVAGFEDDDIQEIPHPKTKTQTNMSGNKGKRKAHGIESYMTGKSLDHSQPSIKSCMQSKERWHDTDMAIALWFYDACIPMNACNSPYYQQAIGKITSMGHGYQGPSYHALRVTLLKDAKKQVELIVDNLRSKWAETGCTIMGDGWKDNRQRSLINFLVYCPSGISFIKSVDASDFESNAEYLCNLFSEIVEIVGSSNVVHMVTDNASNYKAAGRLLSEKYPTISWSPCAAHCLNLIMKDIGEMTHVKDVITLASRVTVYVHNRKWILSWLRKRPGWREILRPAETRFGTNFIALKNLHDLKQHLEALVTSSAYKRELKNEKGKEVKQIVVDGKFWNNCLIIVRIMGPIMRLLRICDSDEKPSLGYVYEGMWRVVNGIKELFKNKKKFYGPYIDIIDRRWDNMLKKDLHAAAFWLNPAFQYDKDSPCHMPEIMKSVLEVMQKLKMDGLQYMMDEISMFRSKDQSFGFEFAQNTHKTARPDEWWKLFGNDAPHLQKLAIKLLSQTSSSSGCERNWSVFERIHTKKRNRLEHQRLNDLVYIHYNLRLKNRLSYKKRSYDPVDYETIDKVEFWVIDEEQEGELDYDELEEMIEEEFPKTSENEASQSHKKDTNIVQLDDEDDVDDIDFESYEIGDKDDEDEDEEWLR; via the exons ATGGAAGATGATTTTGAGAGGACAGACAA GACAATGGAAGGTACCGATTCACAGTCCACACCAACAAATGAAGGATCGGCATCAAAGTCAAGTTCTGAAAATGTTAGGCAAAAAACTGATATAGCTTGGAGATATGCTATAGAAGGACAAGATTCACAAGGTAGAAGAATTTTGATATGTCAATGGTGCAGTAGTATTTTTAGAGGGGGAGGTATTAATCGAGTGAAGCATCATCTTGCAAAAGTAAAGGGTAATGTGGCTCCATGCAAAAATGTGCCAAATGATGTTCAGCAGATAATGGAAGATTCATTGAACGAAAATGTtaaaaaagcaaaagagaaaaaagggatATTTGAAATTGGAAATCCATTGGGCCGAAGTGTAGCGGGATTTGAAGATGATGATATTCAAGAAATTCCTCATCCAAAAACAAAGACTCAAACTAACATGAGTGGGaataagggaaaaagaaaggcacATGGCATTGAATCTTATATGACAGGTAAATCTCTTGATCACTCTCAACCGAGTATCAAGTCTTGTATGCAAAGTAAAGAGAGATGGCATGATACTGACATGGCTATAGCTTTGTGGTTTTATGATGCATGTATTCCAATGAATGCTTGTAATTCTCCCTATTACCAACAAGCaattggaaaaataacaagtatGGGTCATGGTTATCAAGGACCTAGTTATCATGCTTTAAGGGTAACTTTGTTGAAAGATGCAAAGAAGCAAGTTGAATTAATTGTTGACAATCTACGTAGTAAATGGGCTGAAACTGGTTGCACAATTATGGGTGATGGCTGGAAGGATAATAGGCAAAGaagtttgatcaattttttggtCTATTGTCCTAGTGGGATCTCATTTATCAAATCTGTTGATGCTTCAGATTTTGAGTCTAATGCTGAATATTTGTGCAATCTGTTTTCAGAAATTGTTGAGATTGTTGGATCTAGTAATGTTGTTCACATGGTCACAGATAATGCAAGTAATTATAAAGCTGCCGGTCGATTACTTTCTGAAAAATATCCTACAATTAGTTGGTCTCCTTGTGCAGCACATTGTTTGAATTTAATTATGAAAGATATTGGAGAAATGACTCATGTGAAAGATGTAATTACTCTTGCTTCAAGAGTCACTGTGTATGTTCATAATCGAAAGTGGATTCTTAGTTGGTTAAGAAAAAGGCCTGGTTGGAGAGAGATTCTTCGTCCTGCGGAAACACGATTTGGTACTAATTTTATTGCTTTGAAGAATCTTCATGATTTGAAACAACATTTGGAGGCTTTAGTGACTTCTAGTGCATACAAGAGAgagttgaaaaatgaaaaaggtaaAGAAGTCAAACAAATTGTTGTTGATGGGAAGTTTTGGAATAATTGTTTGATTATTGTGAGAATTATGGGTCCAATTATGCGCTTGTTGCGCATTTGTGATTCTGATGAAAAACCATCATTGGGTTATGTATATGAAGGCATGTGGAGAGTTGTTAATGGCATTAAAGAGCTGTTTAAGAACAAGAAAAAGTTCTATGGTCCATACATTGATATAATTGATAGGAGGTGGGATAATATGTTGAAAAAAGATCTTCATGCAGCTGCCTTTTGGTTGAATCCGGCCTTTCAATATGATAAGGATAGCCCTTGTCACATGCCTGAGATTATGAAAAGTGTTTTAGAAGTCATGCAAAAGCTAAAAATGGATGGACTTcaatatatgatggatgaaatATCAATGTTTAGGTCAAAGGATCAAagttttggatttgaatttgcTCAAAATACTCACAAAACTGCCCGTCCAG ATGAGTGGTGGAAATTGTTTGGTAATGATGCTCCACATTTACAAAAGTTGGCAATTAAACTCTTGAGCCAAACATCTTCTTCTTCGGGATGTGAACGCAATTGGAGTGTATTTGAACGCATCCATACCAAAAAGAGAAATAGACTTGAGCATCAAAGGTTGAATGATCTTGTTTATATTCATTATAATTTACGTTTGAAGAATAG GCTTTCATATAAAAAGAGGTCTTATGATCCGGTGGATTATGAAACTATTGATAAAGTTGAATTTTGGGTAATTGATGAGGAACAAGAAGGAGAGCTTGATTATGATGAGTTAGAAGAAATgattgaagaagaatttccCAAAACTAGCGAGAATGAAGCCTCTCAATCAC ATAAGAAAGACACAAATATTGTGCAACTTGATGATGAGGATGATGTTGATGATATCGACTTCGAAAGTTATGAAATTGGAGATAAGGATGATGAGGATGAAGATGAAGAATGGCTTAGATAG
- the LOC113712001 gene encoding uncharacterized protein isoform X3 — MEDDFERTDKTMEGTDSQSTPTNEGSASKSSSENVRQKTDIAWRYAIEGQDSQGRRILICQWCSSIFRGGGINRVKHHLAKVKGNVAPCKNVPNDVQQIMEDSLNENVKKAKEKKGIFEIGNPLGRSVAGFEDDDIQEIPHPKTKTQTNMSGNKGKRKAHGIESYMTGKSLDHSQPSIKSCMQSKERWHDTDMAIALWFYDACIPMNACNSPYYQQAIGKITSMGHGYQGPSYHALRVTLLKDAKKQVELIVDNLRSKWAETGCTIMGDGWKDNRQRSLINFLVYCPSGISFIKSVDASDFESNAEYLCNLFSEIVEIVGSSNVVHMVTDNASNYKAAGRLLSEKYPTISWSPCAAHCLNLIMKDIGEMTHVKDVITLASRVTVYVHNRKWILSWLRKRPGWREILRPAETRFGTNFIALKNLHDLKQHLEALVTSSAYKRELKNEKGKEVKQIVVDGKFWNNCLIIVRIMGPIMRLLRICDSDEKPSLGYVYEGMWRVVNGIKELFKNKKKFYGPYIDIIDRRWDNMLKKDLHAAAFWLNPAFQYDKDSPCHMPEIMKSVLEVMQKLKMDGLQYMMDEISMFRSKDQSFGFEFAQNTHKTARPDEWWKLFGNDAPHLQKLAIKLLSQTSSSSGCERNWSVFERIHTKKRNRLEHQRLSYKKRSYDPVDYETIDKVEFWVIDEEQEGELDYDELEEMIEEEFPKTSENEASQSHKKDTNIVQLDDEDDVDDIDFESYEIGDKDDEDEDEEWLR; from the exons ATGGAAGATGATTTTGAGAGGACAGACAA GACAATGGAAGGTACCGATTCACAGTCCACACCAACAAATGAAGGATCGGCATCAAAGTCAAGTTCTGAAAATGTTAGGCAAAAAACTGATATAGCTTGGAGATATGCTATAGAAGGACAAGATTCACAAGGTAGAAGAATTTTGATATGTCAATGGTGCAGTAGTATTTTTAGAGGGGGAGGTATTAATCGAGTGAAGCATCATCTTGCAAAAGTAAAGGGTAATGTGGCTCCATGCAAAAATGTGCCAAATGATGTTCAGCAGATAATGGAAGATTCATTGAACGAAAATGTtaaaaaagcaaaagagaaaaaagggatATTTGAAATTGGAAATCCATTGGGCCGAAGTGTAGCGGGATTTGAAGATGATGATATTCAAGAAATTCCTCATCCAAAAACAAAGACTCAAACTAACATGAGTGGGaataagggaaaaagaaaggcacATGGCATTGAATCTTATATGACAGGTAAATCTCTTGATCACTCTCAACCGAGTATCAAGTCTTGTATGCAAAGTAAAGAGAGATGGCATGATACTGACATGGCTATAGCTTTGTGGTTTTATGATGCATGTATTCCAATGAATGCTTGTAATTCTCCCTATTACCAACAAGCaattggaaaaataacaagtatGGGTCATGGTTATCAAGGACCTAGTTATCATGCTTTAAGGGTAACTTTGTTGAAAGATGCAAAGAAGCAAGTTGAATTAATTGTTGACAATCTACGTAGTAAATGGGCTGAAACTGGTTGCACAATTATGGGTGATGGCTGGAAGGATAATAGGCAAAGaagtttgatcaattttttggtCTATTGTCCTAGTGGGATCTCATTTATCAAATCTGTTGATGCTTCAGATTTTGAGTCTAATGCTGAATATTTGTGCAATCTGTTTTCAGAAATTGTTGAGATTGTTGGATCTAGTAATGTTGTTCACATGGTCACAGATAATGCAAGTAATTATAAAGCTGCCGGTCGATTACTTTCTGAAAAATATCCTACAATTAGTTGGTCTCCTTGTGCAGCACATTGTTTGAATTTAATTATGAAAGATATTGGAGAAATGACTCATGTGAAAGATGTAATTACTCTTGCTTCAAGAGTCACTGTGTATGTTCATAATCGAAAGTGGATTCTTAGTTGGTTAAGAAAAAGGCCTGGTTGGAGAGAGATTCTTCGTCCTGCGGAAACACGATTTGGTACTAATTTTATTGCTTTGAAGAATCTTCATGATTTGAAACAACATTTGGAGGCTTTAGTGACTTCTAGTGCATACAAGAGAgagttgaaaaatgaaaaaggtaaAGAAGTCAAACAAATTGTTGTTGATGGGAAGTTTTGGAATAATTGTTTGATTATTGTGAGAATTATGGGTCCAATTATGCGCTTGTTGCGCATTTGTGATTCTGATGAAAAACCATCATTGGGTTATGTATATGAAGGCATGTGGAGAGTTGTTAATGGCATTAAAGAGCTGTTTAAGAACAAGAAAAAGTTCTATGGTCCATACATTGATATAATTGATAGGAGGTGGGATAATATGTTGAAAAAAGATCTTCATGCAGCTGCCTTTTGGTTGAATCCGGCCTTTCAATATGATAAGGATAGCCCTTGTCACATGCCTGAGATTATGAAAAGTGTTTTAGAAGTCATGCAAAAGCTAAAAATGGATGGACTTcaatatatgatggatgaaatATCAATGTTTAGGTCAAAGGATCAAagttttggatttgaatttgcTCAAAATACTCACAAAACTGCCCGTCCAG ATGAGTGGTGGAAATTGTTTGGTAATGATGCTCCACATTTACAAAAGTTGGCAATTAAACTCTTGAGCCAAACATCTTCTTCTTCGGGATGTGAACGCAATTGGAGTGTATTTGAACGCATCCATACCAAAAAGAGAAATAGACTTGAGCATCAAAG GCTTTCATATAAAAAGAGGTCTTATGATCCGGTGGATTATGAAACTATTGATAAAGTTGAATTTTGGGTAATTGATGAGGAACAAGAAGGAGAGCTTGATTATGATGAGTTAGAAGAAATgattgaagaagaatttccCAAAACTAGCGAGAATGAAGCCTCTCAATCAC ATAAGAAAGACACAAATATTGTGCAACTTGATGATGAGGATGATGTTGATGATATCGACTTCGAAAGTTATGAAATTGGAGATAAGGATGATGAGGATGAAGATGAAGAATGGCTTAGATAG